In Sphingopyxis macrogoltabida, the sequence GCGCGCCGGCGAAGAAGGTCGAGAGCTTCGGCGAAGGCACGCCGATGAAACGCCCCGGCGAACCGAACGAGGTCGCGCCGGCGTTTCTTTTCCTCGCCTGCGACGACAGCAGCTATATGTCGGGTCAGGTGCTGCATCCCAACGGCGGCACGATCGTTAATGGGTAGAGGGTGTTAAGGGACAGCGGGGGCAGACAGGAGACTTGTCATGCCAGCCAAATCGAAAGCGCAGCAGAAGGCGGCCGGCGCCGCATTGAGCGCGAAACGCGGCGATACGCCCAAATCGAAACTCAAGGGCGCGTCGAAACAGATGGTCGACAGCATGAGTGAAAAGCAGCTTGAGGATTTTGCCAAGGGGTCGACCAAGGGCAAGCCCGAACACGTCGATTAATATGAACGCTGTCCTTGCGAGCTGAACGAAGCAATTCAGAGCAGTTTAGGCCACCCTTGGATTGCTTGGCCGGGCTCGCAAAGGTGATATTATTCCGCGGCTTCGAGCTCTGCCGACGCCGCCGAGACCTGAGCTTTGGCCACCGTGAAAGCGAGTACGCCGTCGGCGATCGCGCCGCTGCGCATGTCGATGCGATCCTGCACATAATTCTGGCTGAGCCGCCACGGCAGGGCGTCGGCATTCTTCGGCATGATATGCAGCGAGCGCTGGATATAACCCGACGAGAAATCGAAGATATTCTCCTCGGTCAGCGTCGACGGATCGGCGAGCACCGGCGTCGCCGCGTCGGTGCCGGTCGCCTGCATATGATTGAGCACGCGGCAGACATATTCGGCGACGATGTCGGCGCGCAGCGTCCACGAAGCGTTGAGATAGCCGAACACCGCCGAAAAATTCGGGACGTTCGAGAACATGCACGCCTTGTAATAGAAATGCTCGCTCCAATCGACCGGGTCGCCGTCGACGCGGACGGGGATCTTGCCGGCGACGGCGAGCTTGAGCCCCGTCGCGGTGACGATGATGTCGGCATCGAGATGCTTGCCCGATTTGAGCTGGACGCCGGTGGCGTCGAAGCGTTCGATATGGTCGGTGACCACCGACGCCTTGTCCGCCTTCATCGCCTCGAAGAAATCGGCGTCGGGGACCAGGCAGAGCCGCTGTTCCCACGGGTTATAGGGCGGCGTGAAGGCGGTCGCATCATAGCGGTCGCCGAGTGCGGCCTTCAGCTTCTTGGTCAGGAAATCCTTGACCTTCTGGGGCTTTTCGCGCGCGCGGCGGAAACTGATGTCCTGCAGCTTCACATTCTTGAAGCGGGTGATCCGGTAGGCGAGCTCCTCGGGCAGCACCTTGCGCAGGAAGTTCGCAAACCCGTCCTTCGCCGGACGGATGAAGTACCAGGTCGGCGTGCGCTGGAGCATCGTCACATGCGCCGCCTTGTCGGTCATCGCGGGAACGATCGTCACGGCGGTCGCGCCCGATCCGATCACGACGATCTTCTTGCCGGCGTAATCGAGGTCCTTCGGCCAGAATTGCGGATGCAAAATCTGTCCCTGGAAGTCCTCGCGTCCGGTGAACCCGGCGTCGAACGGCTCGTCATAGTCGTAATAGCCCGAGCCCAGATAGAGCCAGCGCGCGGTTGTCGTGGTCACCGCGCCCTTGTCGTCCTCCATCGTCACCGTCCAGCGCGCTGCGGCGCTGTCCCAGTCGGCACCGACGACCTTTTTGTTGAAGCGGATGCGTTCGCGGATGTGGCGTTCGTCGACGATGCGGTTCAGATATTCGAGGATCGCGGGACCGTCGGCGATCGTCTTTTCATGTTTCCACGGTTCGAAGACGAAACCCAGCGTGTGCATGTCGCTGTCCGACCGGATGCCCGGATAGCGGAACAGGTCCCAGGTGCCGCCAAGGTCGGCGCGGCGCTCGACGAGCGCGAAGCTGCGGTCCGGGCTATGCTGCTGGAGATGCACCGCCATGCCGATGCCCGAAATTCCCGCTCCGACGATCAGCACGTCCTGATCGACCGGTGCAGCCTTCGTCCCCGCGGGACGTTCCATCGTCGCCGTGCCTGCCATCATCCTGTCTCCCGACTATGTTTGAAGGGGAGATTACGCGCCGCGTTTCATTTTGCAATCGAATTGACAGGGGTGAAAGTAGGGGGGGTAGGGGGTGTGAAGCATCCTTGTCGCTGTCACATTATTGTCATAGGGGCGTAACGCTTTTGTCACCTGGGCGTCCCGCGCCTTGAATCTTCGCCCGAATCTTTGGAAAGGATCGAGCATATGCGCCAGATTGCCGTCCTTCCCTATCGATTCGGCGGCCCCGCGCAGGACGGACCGACCGAAATCCTGCTGATCACCTCGCGCGAGACGAAGCGCTGGGTGGTGCCGAAGGGCAATCCGCTGACCGGAATGGAACGCCATGCCGCCGCGGCGATCGAGGCCGAGGAGGAGGCGGGCGTGATCGGCGCCGTCTGCCCGACGCCGATCGGCAGTTATGAATATCGCAAGCGCCGGGCGAACGGCGCATCGATCATGTACAACGTCGAAGTGTTTCCGCTCGCCGTGACCAACGAGCTCGACGACTGGAAGGAAATGGACGAACGCGACCGCAAATGGTTCTCGTTCCGCGATGCCGCGTCGGCGGTCGAGGAACCCGATTTGCAGGCGCTGATCCGCTCGTTCGGCGATGGCGGTTTTCGTGCCGTCGCCCAGCCGCGCGGGGTCGTCCAGAATGTTGCAGACAAAACAGGGGTTAGCTGGATGTTCGCATGGTTTCAGCGTTTGCTGCCGCGACAGGGAAATTTCTTCGAATTGTTCGAAAGCCACGCCGCGACGCTGGTCGCCGGGGCGAACGCCTTGTCGCGCATGCTGCAGGGCGGCGAGGGCATGGCCGACCACGTCCAGGAAATCATCGAGCGCGAGCATGACGCCGATGCGATCACTCGCGAAGTGTTGCAGACAGTTCGCCGCACCTTCCTGACTCCGTTCGACCGCAGCGCGATCACCGACCTGATCGCCTCGATGGATGATGCGATCGACGAGATGCAGAAGACCGCGGGCGCCGTCGACCTCTATGACGTCACCGAATTCGAACCCGAAATGCGCGATATCGGCGGCATCATCGTCGACGCCGCGCGCCTGACAGCCGAGGCGCTGCCGCTGCTGCGCAACATTTCGGCCAATGCCGTGCGCCTGCACGAACTGACCGAACGGCTGGTGCGGATGGAAGGCCATGCCGACGAAATCCACGCCGCGGGCCTCAAGCGCCTGTTTAAGGAACATGGGCAGTCGAACAGCGTCCGCTTCCTGATCGGGCGCGAACTCTACCGTCATCTCGAGCGCGTCACCGACAGTTTCGAGGATGTCGCGAACGAGATCGACGGTCTGGTTATCGACCACGCATAAGCGGGGGCGTCCACCATGCACGAACTCGCTTTTCCGCTCCTCGTCGGCCTTGTCATCCTCGCGCTGGCGTTCGATTTTCTCAACGGGCTGCACGATGCGGCGAACAGCATCGCGACGGTTGTCGCGACCCGGCTGCTGCGGCCGGTGCAGGCAGTGCTCTTTGCGGCCTTTTTCAACTTTGCCGCCTATTTCCTGTCGATCATTTTCCCCGAACTGCACAAGGTTGCCGAGACGATCGGCAAGGGGATCATCGACAAGGATCTGGTGACGCCCGCCGTCGTGTTCGGGGCGCTCGTCGGCGCGATGTTCTGGAACGTCGTCACCTGGCTCAAGGGCATTCCGTCGTCGTCGAGCCACGCGCTGGTGGGCGGCATCGTCGGCGCCGGCGTTGCGCACGCCGGGTTCGAAGGGATCGAGTGGACCGGGCTCAACAAGACGGTCATCGCGATTTTCCTGTCGCCCCTGCTCGGCATGCTGCTCGCGATGCTGGTGATGCTGGTCAGCAGCTGGGCGCTGCGCCGCGCGACCGCCAGCTTTGCCGAGAAGACCTTCCGCCATCTCCACCTCCTGTCGTCGGCCGCCTATTCGATCAGCCACGGTCTCAACGACGCGCAGAAGACGATGGGGATCATCACCGTCCTCCTCTATTCGACCGGCTATCTCGGCGGCGAGTTCCACGTTCCGCACTGGGTCGCGTTCAGCTGCTACATCGCCATCGCGCTCGGTACGCTGTCGGGCGGGTGGAAGATCATCGAGACGATGGGCGGCCGGATCACCAAGCTGTCGCATCATCAGGGCTTCGCCGCCTCGACCGGCGGGTCGATCATGGTGTTCACCGCCAGCCTGCTGGGCATCCCCGTGTCGACGACGCACACGATCACCGGTAGCATCATCGGCGCCGGCATTGCGCGCCGTGCGAGTGCGGTGCGCTGGGGGGTTGCCGGCAACGTCGTCGCGGCATGGTTCATCACCATCCCGGCGAGCGCGATCGTCGCCGCGATATTTTACGCGATCACCCGCCTGTTCTGACCCTGCCGGGGGTTGCGTTCGGATGAGAACGTAATAGGAACACTCCGCTGAAGAAGCGGAGTGCAGGCGATGACGAGCGATTTCGATTTCGAGTTCGGCAGCTGGCGGGTGAAGCATCGCCGCCTGAAAGCGCGGCTGGTCGGCTGCGACGAATGGGAAGAATTCGAGGGGAGCTGCGAGACGCGGCCGATCCTCGGCGGCCATGGCAATGTCGAGGATAATGTCATCCACCTTCCCGGCGGCACCTATCGCGCCATCGCGCTCCGTTCATACGATCCGGCGCAGGATAGCTGGGCGATCTGGTGGCTCGATGCCCGCAGTCCGCACGCGCTCGACGTCCCGGTCGTCGGCGGTTTCAGGGACGGGATCGGCCATTTCCATGCCGACGACAGCCACGAGGGGCAGCCGGTCCGGCTGCGTTTCATCTGGAGCCAAACCGACACCGCGTCGCCGCGCTGGGAGCAGGCGATGTCGGTTGACGGCGGCGAGACGTGGGAGCTGAACTGGACGATGGATTTCGAGCGGGCCTAGCGCCCTGATCTATTTACCGGGTCGATAATCGACGCTCGCGCCGCCGACCATGCGCACCGGCAGATAGAGGCCGTTGCCATAGGCGGTGATCTCGCCGGTCTCGAAGCTGTCGATGCGGGTGCGGATGACGAAGGCGCCCTCGCGCCGCTGGTCGATTGCGCGCCGGATCTTGCCCTGTAATTCCGCGAGGTCGCGGGTGAAATTCTGCGTCAGCGCGTCGGCGATCAGCGGCGCGAAGCCCTCGCTCTCGGCGATGCCCAGCAACAGGTCGCCCTTCAGTCCGTTGGTGTCGCCATCGACTTTCAGGTCGATGAAGCTCACCTTGGCTGAACCGGGGGCGTTCACCGGGCGCGCGGTGACCCAGACGCGGCCGCGCGTCGGCTCGCGCTTTGCCCCCTGGACCAGCGCCTCCAGTTCGATCCCGACCGCGATCCGGTTGTCGGGGGCGCCATAGGCGGTCACCTTGCCGAACTTTGCCATCACCGGCCCGATCGCGGGCAGGACGAAGGGGCGGGCCGAGCGCTTGACCAGCGCCCGGTGGATTACCGGCTCGAGCTGGGCATAATCGGCGAGCACCGGCACCCGGACGTCGAAATGCGGCTTGGGCGTTTCGCGTACCAGCCGGGGCAGCGGGGTCGGCACGGGGTCACGCGGGCGGCCCGAAACGAAGGTTTCGGTGATCGCCTCCAGCCCGAGGTTGAGGCGCATCTGCTGGCCGTCGAGGCGGTACCCGCCATAGAGGATGCGCTGTGGCGTCACGCGCATCCACACCGGCGGGTTTTCGCGGTTGAGTTCGAGCGTGGTGAAGCTCTGCCGCCAGACTTCGGCCGCCTGTTTGCGGATATCGATCTTCGCGATCTCGCGGTTCACCTCGCGCTCGACGTCGCGGACGACGGGTTTCAGCTTGGCGTCGGCCTCGTCGGTGAAGGTGATCCGCCGCCCGAGGAAATCGATGCCCGGCGCGTTGGTCCAGCCATAGCTGATCCGCGCCTTGCCCTGCGTGCGCCAGTCGGGGGTCAGTTCGATCCGTACCCGCGCGTGCGCCATCGCGGCGCCGGTCGCGGTCTCGCCCTTCAATACGCCGCCGACATCGCGCGCGCTGATCGTCGCATGGATCGGCACATCGACGACGATCTCGCTGCCTTCGCCGCGCAGCCTAAGCGGCCCGCGCGTTACCCGCCCGACGATCGTGCAGGCGATCGGCGGGGTGACCTTGACCTTCTTGCCGAAGACCTTGACCCGCTGCGGTTTCACGCATGCGCGTTCGCGCTGGTTGATCGTCCACAGCGTCTTCGGCACCGCGCGTTCGAGCGCGGTTTTCAGCGATGCGGTGCTGGCGTTGATCGGCACCGCGATCAGCGATGTCTGGGTAGGCGAAGGCGCCTTGTCGGTCGCGCGCGGCGGTGGCTCGACTTCGGTTTTGCGCTCGCAGGCGGTGAGAGATGCGGTTAGCAGCAATGCGACGGTCGTCAGTCGAATTAGACGCATATGGTGCCCCTGATGCGGTCTCTATCGCCTATAACATCGGAAGGTGCAAAGCTGTTCCATCGGTATGGAAGAGGGAAATAACTACTTTCGGCCGGTTGTGGACCTTTTCCATTCGTCATCCCGGACTTGATCCGGGATCCATAGCTGCACCGTCGTCATGGATCCCGGATCAAGTCCGGGATGACGAAAGCGGGGGGAGGTAACGACAGCTTTCCACCCCAAAACCGCCATTCGCCCCTCAGGTCTGCAGGCCCTGCTTTACAGCGCTGCTTTACGCCACGACCCCGAACAGGTCGTGCTCGTCGGCGTCTTCGATCTCGACATCGACGATATCGCCGGCCTTCAGCGTCGCGGCCACGTCGCGGAGGTAGACATGACCATCGATTTCGGGGGCGTCGGCCTGTGAGCGGCCCGTTGCGCCGATGCTGCCGTCTTCATCCGCCTCGCCGACCTCGTCGATGATCA encodes:
- a CDS encoding flavin-containing monooxygenase, whose translation is MAGTATMERPAGTKAAPVDQDVLIVGAGISGIGMAVHLQQHSPDRSFALVERRADLGGTWDLFRYPGIRSDSDMHTLGFVFEPWKHEKTIADGPAILEYLNRIVDERHIRERIRFNKKVVGADWDSAAARWTVTMEDDKGAVTTTTARWLYLGSGYYDYDEPFDAGFTGREDFQGQILHPQFWPKDLDYAGKKIVVIGSGATAVTIVPAMTDKAAHVTMLQRTPTWYFIRPAKDGFANFLRKVLPEELAYRITRFKNVKLQDISFRRAREKPQKVKDFLTKKLKAALGDRYDATAFTPPYNPWEQRLCLVPDADFFEAMKADKASVVTDHIERFDATGVQLKSGKHLDADIIVTATGLKLAVAGKIPVRVDGDPVDWSEHFYYKACMFSNVPNFSAVFGYLNASWTLRADIVAEYVCRVLNHMQATGTDAATPVLADPSTLTEENIFDFSSGYIQRSLHIMPKNADALPWRLSQNYVQDRIDMRSGAIADGVLAFTVAKAQVSAASAELEAAE
- a CDS encoding DUF4403 family protein, with translation MRLIRLTTVALLLTASLTACERKTEVEPPPRATDKAPSPTQTSLIAVPINASTASLKTALERAVPKTLWTINQRERACVKPQRVKVFGKKVKVTPPIACTIVGRVTRGPLRLRGEGSEIVVDVPIHATISARDVGGVLKGETATGAAMAHARVRIELTPDWRTQGKARISYGWTNAPGIDFLGRRITFTDEADAKLKPVVRDVEREVNREIAKIDIRKQAAEVWRQSFTTLELNRENPPVWMRVTPQRILYGGYRLDGQQMRLNLGLEAITETFVSGRPRDPVPTPLPRLVRETPKPHFDVRVPVLADYAQLEPVIHRALVKRSARPFVLPAIGPVMAKFGKVTAYGAPDNRIAVGIELEALVQGAKREPTRGRVWVTARPVNAPGSAKVSFIDLKVDGDTNGLKGDLLLGIAESEGFAPLIADALTQNFTRDLAELQGKIRRAIDQRREGAFVIRTRIDSFETGEITAYGNGLYLPVRMVGGASVDYRPGK
- a CDS encoding DUF3008 family protein, with amino-acid sequence MPAKSKAQQKAAGAALSAKRGDTPKSKLKGASKQMVDSMSEKQLEDFAKGSTKGKPEHVD
- a CDS encoding DUF47 family protein; this translates as MRQIAVLPYRFGGPAQDGPTEILLITSRETKRWVVPKGNPLTGMERHAAAAIEAEEEAGVIGAVCPTPIGSYEYRKRRANGASIMYNVEVFPLAVTNELDDWKEMDERDRKWFSFRDAASAVEEPDLQALIRSFGDGGFRAVAQPRGVVQNVADKTGVSWMFAWFQRLLPRQGNFFELFESHAATLVAGANALSRMLQGGEGMADHVQEIIEREHDADAITREVLQTVRRTFLTPFDRSAITDLIASMDDAIDEMQKTAGAVDLYDVTEFEPEMRDIGGIIVDAARLTAEALPLLRNISANAVRLHELTERLVRMEGHADEIHAAGLKRLFKEHGQSNSVRFLIGRELYRHLERVTDSFEDVANEIDGLVIDHA
- a CDS encoding inorganic phosphate transporter, with translation MHELAFPLLVGLVILALAFDFLNGLHDAANSIATVVATRLLRPVQAVLFAAFFNFAAYFLSIIFPELHKVAETIGKGIIDKDLVTPAVVFGALVGAMFWNVVTWLKGIPSSSSHALVGGIVGAGVAHAGFEGIEWTGLNKTVIAIFLSPLLGMLLAMLVMLVSSWALRRATASFAEKTFRHLHLLSSAAYSISHGLNDAQKTMGIITVLLYSTGYLGGEFHVPHWVAFSCYIAIALGTLSGGWKIIETMGGRITKLSHHQGFAASTGGSIMVFTASLLGIPVSTTHTITGSIIGAGIARRASAVRWGVAGNVVAAWFITIPASAIVAAIFYAITRLF